Proteins from a genomic interval of Rhipicephalus microplus isolate Deutch F79 chromosome 6, USDA_Rmic, whole genome shotgun sequence:
- the LOC142765761 gene encoding uncharacterized protein LOC142765761 isoform X1, with the protein MDQPLETCTASGSFVLPSTMDTDKSRRERHHLCESCDYETTKFCDLKRHIRIHTGERPFKCHLCPQAFSRKSILNNHLRYHTGERPYECRLCFKSFTDRATLFNHEFTHTSERPHKCHLCPQRFARKKALKVHLRIHTGERPYQCTLCPQMFKQQAHLKKHMLVHSRK; encoded by the exons ATGGACCAGCCATTGGAAACATGTACAG CTTCAGGGTCTTTCGTCCTTCCTTCAACCATGGATACTGACAAGTCTCGTCGGGAACGCCACCACCTCTGTGAATCGTGCGACTACGAGACTACTAAGTTTTGTGACCTGAAACGACACATTAGGATTCATACAGGCGAACGTCCGTTTAAATGCCACCTGTGTCCTCAAGCCTTCTCCCGAAAAAGCATCTTGAACAATCACCTGCGCTACCACACAGGCGAGCGACCGTATGAATGTCGTCTGTGTTTCAAAAGCTTCACAGACAGGGCGACACTGTTCAACCACGAATTTACCCACACGAGCGAGCGACCACATAAATGTCACCTGTGCCCCCAGAGGTTCGCGAGAAAGAAGGCACTCAAAGTGCATTTGCGCATCCACACGGGTGAACGACCGTATCAATGCACTTTATGCCCCCAGATGTTTAAGCAGCAAGCACATCTCAAAAAACACATGCTAGTGCATTCACGCAAGTGA